In one window of Nocardia brasiliensis DNA:
- the rpsI gene encoding 30S ribosomal protein S9, whose translation MTAPEEFNEEAVAEEFDAVEVVEDGEGYDETEVGADSFAPIVIDRPVQTVGRRKEAVVRVRMLPGSGNFVLNGRSIEDYFPNKVHQQLVKSPLVTVERTESFDIHARLVGGGPSGQAGALRLAIARALIEVTPDDRPALKRAGFLTRDPRATERKKYGLKKARKAPQYSKR comes from the coding sequence GTGACCGCTCCTGAGGAATTCAACGAAGAAGCCGTCGCCGAGGAATTCGACGCGGTCGAGGTCGTCGAGGACGGCGAAGGCTACGACGAGACCGAGGTCGGCGCGGACAGCTTCGCCCCGATCGTGATCGACCGCCCGGTGCAGACCGTCGGTCGTCGCAAGGAAGCCGTCGTTCGCGTGCGCATGCTGCCCGGCTCGGGCAACTTCGTGCTCAACGGTCGCTCCATCGAGGACTACTTCCCGAACAAGGTGCACCAGCAGCTGGTCAAGTCGCCGCTGGTGACCGTCGAGCGGACCGAGTCCTTCGATATCCACGCCCGCCTGGTCGGCGGCGGCCCGTCGGGACAGGCAGGCGCCCTGCGTCTGGCCATCGCCCGCGCGCTGATCGAGGTCACCCCGGACGACCGCCCCGCGCTGAAGCGGGCCGGCTTCCTGACTCGTGACCCGCGTGCCACCGAGCGCAAGAAGTACGGTCTCAAGAAGGCCCGTAAGGCTCCGCAGTACTCGAAGCGCTGA
- a CDS encoding FHA domain-containing protein, which produces MDRQVEVVVGSHVVARVAGAVVVVGHRGPGRPTPDTPAALAAESLAELVREATEQDRGAPGALIARQATRWLMKSAEQISPGEPIDFGILSAADAGGVAIFLHGAVTAVLVDAGAVERYRGSDAAFTVDRVASAPQRAVALFVDDAKGRIPEVPAERGIGWLVEGLAQAGGAIVWTDAARTPARSGDAGREGRRRRVDEAPLPTARIDHEPPSQRDAAPAQPDIPAPQLDTPPPSEPRRAAGRDGPSPQRATESQPHEPTETELPHAQIRGTTPAPPPDPDLQRRLEATAKATALTVKVMGFKCARAHPSDPRSAFCTVCGMPVDQTQALIEVVRPPLGMLVLDDGMTYTLAADAVLGRDPEHSDAAQRGLVPLRVDDSSGGMSRAHAEIHLLNWDVTVVDRGSTNGTRTRLPGYRDWIRLAPNQSMVLVPGAEVMLGNRVLRFEHLAPPPFGR; this is translated from the coding sequence ATGGATCGGCAGGTCGAGGTCGTTGTCGGCAGCCATGTGGTGGCTCGGGTCGCGGGTGCGGTGGTCGTTGTCGGGCATCGTGGGCCCGGCAGGCCGACCCCGGACACGCCCGCCGCGCTGGCCGCGGAATCGCTGGCCGAGCTGGTCCGGGAGGCGACCGAACAGGACCGGGGCGCACCCGGCGCGCTGATCGCCAGGCAGGCCACCCGCTGGCTGATGAAGTCGGCCGAGCAGATCAGCCCGGGGGAGCCGATCGACTTCGGCATCCTGTCGGCCGCCGACGCGGGCGGGGTGGCCATCTTCTTGCACGGGGCCGTCACCGCGGTGCTGGTGGACGCGGGCGCGGTCGAGCGGTACCGGGGCAGCGACGCGGCCTTCACCGTCGACCGGGTGGCGAGCGCACCGCAGCGGGCCGTCGCCCTGTTCGTCGACGATGCGAAGGGGCGGATCCCCGAGGTTCCGGCCGAACGCGGAATCGGTTGGCTGGTCGAGGGGCTCGCCCAGGCGGGCGGCGCGATCGTCTGGACCGACGCGGCGCGCACGCCGGCCCGGTCCGGTGACGCGGGACGCGAGGGCAGGCGCAGACGGGTGGACGAGGCGCCGCTGCCTACCGCGCGGATCGACCACGAGCCCCCGTCGCAGCGCGATGCCGCGCCCGCGCAGCCCGACATCCCGGCGCCACAGCTCGATACCCCGCCGCCGAGCGAACCGCGGCGCGCGGCGGGACGCGATGGTCCGTCACCACAGCGCGCGACCGAGTCGCAGCCGCACGAACCCACCGAAACCGAGCTACCGCACGCGCAGATACGGGGCACGACACCGGCTCCGCCACCGGATCCGGACCTGCAACGCAGGCTGGAGGCGACGGCCAAGGCGACCGCGCTGACGGTGAAGGTGATGGGATTCAAGTGCGCCCGTGCGCATCCCAGCGATCCGCGCTCGGCGTTCTGCACGGTGTGCGGCATGCCGGTGGATCAGACCCAGGCCCTGATCGAGGTGGTCCGCCCGCCGCTCGGCATGCTCGTGCTCGACGACGGCATGACCTACACCCTGGCCGCCGACGCGGTGCTCGGGCGCGATCCCGAGCATTCCGACGCTGCTCAGCGCGGGTTGGTCCCGCTGCGGGTCGACGATTCCTCCGGCGGCATGTCCCGCGCCCACGCCGAGATCCATCTGCTGAATTGGGATGTGACCGTGGTGGATCGGGGTTCGACCAACGGCACGCGCACCCGCCTGCCCGGCTATCGGGACTGGATTCGCCTGGCGCCCAACCAATCCATGGTCCTGGTGCCCGGCGCCGAGGTCATGCTCGGCAATCGGGTGCTGCGCTTCGAACACCTGGCCCCGCCGCCGTTCGGTCGCTGA
- a CDS encoding metallopeptidase — MPKARATAIITASLIVVVLVAGCTRLVDGRAVSIYDDPFKVAGLPTTSGPSGPRAGVPDSALTATNGDGSAEDTLALNAVEDIQDYWKAEFGNEFEGGDFRPVEKLISWSARASRADSLEFCKETTYHLVNAAYCRLDNSIGWDRTVLLPAMEETFGKMAVVMVLAHEYGHAVQSMAKLVGAKDPVIVKEQQADCFAGAFMRSVAEGKSKHFTINTSDGLNSVLAATVAIRDSDPDDPESVHGSAFERVTAVQVGFTDGPKGCKRIDIDEINERRGNLPKDFKGDTGRGEYAITKENLIELSKALGALLPTTPAPTYDYHGAKLDCRDGAATEPVSYCPAKRTIGTDIPALAQRGTSNWDVDDPLPLKVTGDYNGYIVFISRYTLAVQQNHGQQLVGAKTGLRAACLSGVVTGKLAMPNRPASQGDIGLAAGDLDEAVSGLLTDGLAASDVEGKTVPSGFARVDAFRAGVLNGENTCMSRYS; from the coding sequence TTGCCGAAAGCCCGTGCGACGGCGATCATTACCGCCTCGCTGATCGTTGTGGTGCTGGTCGCGGGCTGTACCCGGTTGGTGGACGGCAGGGCCGTCTCGATCTACGACGACCCGTTCAAGGTCGCCGGGCTGCCGACCACGAGCGGTCCCAGCGGCCCCCGCGCCGGTGTCCCGGACAGCGCACTCACCGCCACCAACGGCGACGGCAGCGCCGAGGACACCCTGGCCCTCAATGCCGTCGAGGACATCCAGGATTACTGGAAGGCCGAGTTCGGCAACGAGTTCGAGGGCGGCGACTTCCGTCCGGTCGAGAAGCTGATCTCGTGGAGCGCGCGGGCCTCGCGCGCCGACTCGCTCGAGTTCTGCAAGGAGACCACCTACCACCTGGTGAACGCCGCCTACTGCAGGCTGGACAATTCGATCGGCTGGGACCGGACGGTGCTGCTGCCCGCCATGGAGGAGACCTTCGGCAAGATGGCCGTGGTCATGGTGCTCGCGCACGAATACGGCCACGCGGTGCAGTCGATGGCCAAGCTGGTCGGCGCCAAGGACCCGGTGATCGTCAAGGAGCAGCAGGCCGACTGCTTCGCGGGCGCGTTCATGCGCTCGGTCGCCGAGGGCAAGTCGAAGCACTTCACCATCAACACCTCCGACGGACTCAACTCCGTGCTCGCCGCGACCGTCGCCATCCGCGATTCCGACCCCGACGACCCGGAGAGCGTGCACGGCTCGGCGTTCGAACGGGTGACCGCGGTGCAGGTCGGTTTCACCGACGGCCCCAAGGGCTGCAAGCGCATCGATATCGACGAGATCAACGAGCGGCGTGGCAACCTGCCGAAGGACTTCAAGGGCGACACCGGGCGCGGCGAATACGCGATCACCAAGGAAAACCTGATCGAGCTCAGCAAGGCCCTCGGCGCGCTGTTACCGACCACGCCCGCCCCGACCTACGACTACCACGGCGCGAAGCTCGACTGCCGCGACGGCGCCGCCACCGAACCGGTCAGCTACTGCCCGGCCAAGCGCACCATCGGCACCGACATCCCCGCGCTCGCCCAGCGCGGCACCTCGAACTGGGACGTCGACGATCCACTGCCGCTGAAGGTCACCGGTGACTACAACGGCTATATCGTCTTCATCTCCCGCTACACCCTCGCGGTGCAGCAGAATCACGGCCAGCAGCTGGTCGGCGCGAAGACCGGCCTGCGGGCCGCCTGCCTGTCCGGCGTGGTCACCGGCAAGCTCGCGATGCCGAACCGGCCCGCCTCGCAGGGCGATATCGGCCTTGCCGCAGGCGATCTCGACGAAGCGGTGTCCGGGCTGCTCACCGACGGGCTCGCGGCAAGCGATGTCGAAGGCAAAACGGTCCCGAGCGGATTCGCCCGGGTGGACGCGTTCCGGGCCGGCGTGCTGAACGGCGAGAACACCTGCATGTCGCGCTACTCCTGA
- the glmM gene encoding phosphoglucosamine mutase, giving the protein MGRLFGTDGIRGLANESLSPELAMRVSGAAAQILSRGKQRPLAVVGRDSRASGEMLEAAVTAGLTATGVNVLQVGVLPTPAVAYLTGLYDACFGVMISASHNPMPDNGIKIFAAGGHKLDDAIEDRIEALITEDLVVRPTGAGIGRVVNAVGARDHGPAVPDQYSLAGTHERYVEHLVAATAQDLSGLTVVLDCAHGAASEVGPAAFRAAGATVISINAEPDGLNINDGCGSTHLASIQAAVRAHGADLGLALDGDADRCLAVDAAGRIVDGDAILAVLALAMHEAGELAQRTLVGTVMSNLGLHIAMRAAGIALRTTAVGDRYVLEELRRGGYTLGGEQSGHVIFPQFGTTGDGILTGLKLMARMARTKRTLADLAAVLQTVPQVLVNVPVTDKSLVATAPEVREAVLEAERMLGDSGRVLLRPSGTEELVRVMVEATDPAQARQLADDLAKRVASL; this is encoded by the coding sequence ATGGGACGTTTGTTCGGCACCGACGGAATCCGTGGGTTGGCCAACGAGTCGTTGAGTCCGGAACTGGCCATGCGAGTTTCGGGTGCGGCCGCACAGATCTTGAGTCGAGGCAAGCAGCGTCCGCTGGCGGTGGTGGGGCGCGATTCCCGGGCCAGCGGGGAGATGCTCGAGGCCGCGGTGACCGCGGGCCTGACCGCGACCGGCGTGAACGTGCTGCAGGTCGGCGTGCTGCCGACCCCCGCCGTCGCCTATCTCACCGGGCTGTACGACGCGTGCTTCGGCGTGATGATCTCCGCCTCGCACAACCCCATGCCGGACAACGGCATCAAGATCTTCGCCGCGGGCGGGCACAAGCTAGACGACGCCATCGAGGACCGCATCGAAGCCCTGATCACCGAGGACCTGGTGGTGCGCCCGACCGGGGCGGGCATCGGCCGAGTGGTCAACGCCGTCGGCGCGCGCGACCACGGCCCCGCCGTGCCGGACCAGTACAGCCTGGCAGGCACGCACGAGCGCTATGTCGAGCATCTGGTTGCGGCGACGGCGCAGGATCTTTCCGGGCTGACCGTCGTGCTCGACTGCGCGCACGGCGCCGCGTCCGAGGTCGGACCCGCCGCGTTCCGCGCGGCCGGCGCGACGGTGATCTCGATCAACGCCGAGCCCGACGGGCTCAACATCAACGATGGCTGCGGCTCAACGCATTTGGCCTCGATCCAGGCGGCGGTCCGCGCGCACGGCGCCGACCTCGGCCTGGCCCTCGACGGCGACGCCGACCGCTGCCTCGCGGTCGACGCCGCGGGCCGGATCGTCGACGGTGACGCCATTCTGGCGGTGCTCGCGCTCGCCATGCACGAGGCGGGCGAGCTGGCGCAGCGGACGCTGGTCGGCACCGTGATGAGCAACCTCGGCCTGCACATCGCGATGCGCGCGGCCGGAATCGCGTTGCGCACCACCGCGGTCGGTGACCGGTACGTGCTCGAGGAACTGCGCCGCGGCGGCTACACCCTCGGCGGCGAGCAGTCCGGGCACGTGATCTTCCCGCAGTTCGGCACCACCGGTGACGGCATCCTCACCGGCCTGAAGCTGATGGCTCGGATGGCGCGGACCAAGCGCACCCTCGCCGACTTGGCCGCCGTATTGCAGACCGTGCCACAGGTTTTGGTGAATGTGCCGGTTACCGACAAGTCCCTTGTCGCGACGGCGCCCGAGGTGCGCGAGGCGGTGCTCGAGGCCGAGCGCATGCTCGGTGACTCCGGCCGAGTCCTGCTGCGTCCCAGCGGAACCGAAGAACTGGTCCGGGTCATGGTGGAGGCCACCGACCCGGCCCAGGCCAGGCAACTCGCCGACGATCTCGCCAAGCGGGTCGCCTCGCTCTGA
- the rplM gene encoding 50S ribosomal protein L13, translating into MPTYSPKAGDVTRKWYVIDATDVVLGRLAVQAANLLRGKTKPTYAPNFDGGDFVIIINADKVAISGNKKADKLIHHHSGHPGGLKSRTVGQVLESRPDRLVEKAVKGMIPKNKLGNAIAGKLKVYAGPSHPHAAQQPIPFEIKQVAQ; encoded by the coding sequence GTGCCTACGTACAGCCCCAAGGCTGGTGACGTGACCCGCAAGTGGTACGTCATCGACGCCACTGACGTAGTGCTCGGCCGTCTCGCCGTCCAGGCAGCGAATCTGCTGCGTGGCAAGACGAAGCCGACCTACGCACCGAACTTCGATGGTGGCGATTTCGTCATCATCATCAACGCCGACAAGGTTGCCATCAGCGGCAACAAGAAGGCGGACAAGCTGATCCACCACCACAGCGGGCACCCGGGCGGCCTCAAGTCGCGCACTGTCGGCCAGGTGTTGGAGAGCCGTCCGGACCGGCTCGTGGAGAAGGCCGTCAAGGGCATGATCCCGAAGAACAAGCTCGGCAACGCGATCGCGGGCAAGCTGAAGGTCTACGCGGGCCCCAGCCACCCCCACGCCGCTCAGCAGCCGATTCCGTTCGAGATCAAGCAGGTGGCGCAATGA
- a CDS encoding ABC-F family ATP-binding cassette domain-containing protein — MSTTLHARGLAAGHGERTLFEDLDLTLAPGDVIGLVGVNGAGKSTLLRMLAERHAPTGSITVSPPDATIGHLAQEPERVPGETVRQFLGRRTGVTAAQLTMDEAAERLADGGDDAATAYSDALERWLALGGADLEQRAEEVAADLGLTDSLVNGLETPMTGLSGGQAARAGLASVLLSRFDILLLDEPTNDLDLDGLARLEQFVAGVRVPLMVISHDREFLARTVNRVLELDLAQQQVDTYDGGYEAYLTEREIARRHARETYDEYADTKAGLEARAQMQRNWLEHGVRNARRKARDPKKVDSDKAGRKMRAESTEKQAAKARQTQRRIERLDVVEEPRKEWELRMSIATAPRSGSVVATMSEATLTRGDFTLGPVSTQVDWADRIVLTGANGSGKSTLLALLLGKIQPDNGTAALGSGVEIGEVDQARGLFRGTTSLADTFGAQMPDWPDAEVRTLLAKFGLRGAHALRPCETLSPGERTRAALALLQARGVNLLVLDEPTNHLDLPAIEQLEQAVESFTGTLLLVTHDRRMLDTIRATRRWHLDSGKLTETT, encoded by the coding sequence GTGAGTACCACCCTGCACGCGCGCGGCCTCGCGGCGGGCCACGGCGAACGCACCCTGTTCGAGGACCTGGATCTCACCCTCGCCCCCGGTGACGTGATCGGCCTGGTCGGGGTGAACGGCGCGGGCAAGTCGACGCTGCTGCGCATGCTGGCCGAGCGGCACGCGCCGACCGGCAGCATCACCGTGAGCCCGCCCGACGCGACCATCGGCCATCTCGCGCAGGAACCCGAGCGGGTGCCCGGTGAGACGGTGCGCCAATTCCTCGGTCGCCGAACCGGAGTCACCGCCGCGCAGCTGACCATGGACGAGGCCGCCGAGCGCCTCGCCGACGGCGGCGACGACGCGGCCACGGCGTATTCGGACGCGCTGGAGCGCTGGCTCGCGCTCGGTGGCGCGGACCTGGAGCAGCGCGCCGAGGAGGTGGCCGCCGATCTCGGCTTGACCGACAGCCTGGTGAACGGACTGGAGACGCCGATGACGGGCCTGTCCGGCGGCCAGGCCGCACGGGCGGGTTTGGCCTCGGTGTTGTTGTCGCGCTTCGACATTCTGCTGCTGGACGAGCCGACCAACGACCTGGACCTGGACGGCCTGGCCCGCCTCGAACAGTTCGTCGCCGGCGTGCGGGTGCCGCTGATGGTGATCAGTCATGATCGAGAGTTCTTGGCGCGCACGGTGAATCGGGTGCTCGAACTGGATCTCGCGCAACAGCAGGTGGACACCTACGACGGCGGCTACGAGGCATACCTGACCGAACGCGAGATCGCGCGCAGGCACGCGCGCGAGACCTACGACGAATACGCCGACACCAAGGCGGGCCTGGAGGCGCGGGCGCAGATGCAGCGCAACTGGCTCGAACACGGCGTGCGCAACGCCCGCCGGAAGGCACGCGATCCCAAGAAGGTGGATTCGGACAAGGCGGGCCGCAAGATGCGCGCCGAATCCACCGAGAAGCAGGCCGCGAAGGCCAGGCAGACCCAGCGCCGGATCGAACGCCTCGACGTGGTCGAGGAGCCGCGTAAGGAATGGGAGCTGCGGATGAGCATCGCCACCGCCCCGCGCAGCGGCTCGGTGGTGGCGACCATGTCCGAAGCCACGCTCACCCGGGGCGATTTCACGCTCGGCCCGGTCAGCACCCAGGTCGACTGGGCCGACCGGATCGTGTTGACCGGCGCGAACGGCTCGGGCAAGTCCACGCTGCTGGCGTTACTGCTCGGAAAGATCCAGCCGGACAACGGCACCGCCGCGCTCGGCTCCGGTGTCGAGATCGGCGAGGTGGATCAGGCGCGCGGATTGTTCCGCGGCACCACGTCGTTGGCCGACACGTTCGGCGCGCAGATGCCGGATTGGCCCGACGCCGAGGTCCGGACCCTGCTGGCCAAGTTCGGCCTGCGCGGGGCACACGCGTTGCGGCCCTGCGAAACCCTGTCACCGGGCGAGCGCACCCGAGCCGCGCTCGCCCTGCTGCAGGCCCGCGGGGTGAACCTGCTCGTGCTGGACGAGCCGACCAACCATCTGGACCTGCCCGCCATCGAGCAATTGGAGCAGGCGGTCGAATCCTTCACCGGCACACTGCTGCTGGTCACGCACGACCGCAGGATGCTCGACACCATCCGGGCGACCCGGCGCTGGCATCTGGACTCCGGCAAGCTCACCGAAACCACCTGA
- a CDS encoding PspC domain-containing protein, translating to MTAPTRRFTRSTHDKWIAGVCGGIAEYLGWNANVVRLLFVISCLLPGPQFIIYLVLWLLMPKK from the coding sequence ATGACCGCACCTACCCGCCGTTTCACCCGCTCGACCCACGACAAGTGGATCGCGGGCGTCTGTGGTGGCATCGCCGAGTATCTGGGCTGGAACGCCAACGTCGTGCGCCTGCTCTTTGTGATCTCGTGCCTGCTGCCCGGCCCGCAGTTCATCATCTACCTGGTGTTGTGGCTGCTGATGCCGAAGAAGTGA
- a CDS encoding DUF7373 family lipoprotein yields the protein MTGLLTGCGGVRGTATAGEVDVRRLEVGTYAVDRHRYNQDPGDKATLLEGMRMSDAVVPTVRIDPALSVGRGSTVIADAEQALDFVAKVSKPVFDNRKLIVGYAASGADKPDPAGQTSPAPDATAVTNALFRFPDPAIAKIAARELEDVDIAVSPENQKLPSTKFPDAYIHWRPGVPTIGTFVAYKEFVISLFIQRPRADSADLVSWVDKTLTAQLARLDQFQATPQNKIKDLKVDPEGLLARVAVSDRTGRTPDTATFAIFGADHMVHRSVDEAAHLRLVQEAGVDRTAVADDSYVARARDGAGARRLAAGLMESEGAHYDTIGAPKDVPGAKCLQLNSKGNPDREYKYRCYVTYKRYVGVVTSDKEPDVRQKVAAEYALLANSL from the coding sequence TTGACTGGTCTATTGACCGGTTGCGGCGGCGTGCGGGGCACCGCAACGGCGGGTGAGGTCGATGTGCGCCGGCTGGAGGTCGGCACCTACGCCGTCGACCGGCACCGGTACAACCAGGACCCCGGCGACAAGGCCACACTGCTCGAGGGCATGCGGATGTCGGACGCCGTGGTGCCGACCGTGCGGATCGACCCCGCGCTCTCGGTGGGCCGGGGCAGCACCGTGATCGCCGACGCAGAGCAGGCGCTCGACTTCGTCGCCAAGGTGTCCAAGCCGGTCTTCGACAACCGCAAGCTGATCGTCGGGTACGCCGCCAGCGGCGCGGACAAGCCGGACCCGGCCGGGCAGACCAGCCCCGCCCCCGATGCCACGGCGGTGACCAACGCGCTGTTCCGTTTCCCGGATCCGGCGATCGCCAAGATCGCCGCCCGTGAGCTGGAGGATGTCGACATCGCCGTCTCCCCGGAGAACCAGAAACTCCCGTCGACCAAGTTTCCCGACGCCTATATCCATTGGCGCCCTGGCGTGCCCACCATCGGCACCTTCGTTGCCTACAAGGAATTCGTCATCTCACTGTTCATCCAGCGCCCGCGCGCCGACAGCGCCGACCTGGTGAGCTGGGTCGACAAGACGCTCACCGCCCAGCTCGCGCGGCTCGACCAGTTCCAGGCCACCCCGCAGAACAAGATCAAGGACCTGAAGGTCGACCCGGAGGGCCTGCTCGCCCGGGTCGCGGTGAGCGATCGCACGGGCCGCACCCCCGACACCGCGACCTTCGCCATCTTCGGCGCCGATCACATGGTGCACCGCTCCGTGGACGAGGCCGCGCATCTGCGCCTGGTCCAGGAGGCGGGTGTGGACCGCACCGCCGTCGCCGACGACAGTTACGTCGCCCGCGCCAGGGACGGCGCGGGTGCGCGGCGACTGGCCGCCGGATTGATGGAAAGCGAAGGCGCGCACTACGACACGATCGGTGCGCCGAAGGATGTGCCGGGCGCGAAATGTCTGCAGCTGAACAGCAAAGGCAATCCCGACCGGGAATACAAATACCGCTGTTACGTCACCTACAAACGCTATGTGGGGGTCGTGACGAGCGACAAGGAACCTGACGTCCGGCAGAAGGTCGCGGCCGAATACGCGCTGCTCGCGAACAGCCTCTGA
- a CDS encoding FHA domain-containing protein, with amino-acid sequence MSSPGAQTITVRHDGNERVFDSSQPVTMGRAPEVTLFVDSPLVSRVHATLTWQGSAWVLADNGSTNGVFVDARRLTQPVSIDRPTQVRLGDAITGPLLHLLPANPQPPQRPSVRPPQSGQVPQSGPQPMAGQPPMGGPRPVQQFQRPAYQPPQAGPAPINPNLTHRADSSNMPPVRARASTAAIARGDRLPAGGLSIGRTTDNQIVVNDPLASRKHARLVATAEGLTIEDLGSANGTFVNGHRQQRAVLRERDIITVGNVDFVVQQGTLALRQKPVAEQGLAVHGVGFTVEGNKQLLVDVNMQASRGTLTALIGPSGAGKSTLSRLIAGTTRPSGGVVTFEGRNLHAEYEALRSRIGMVPQDDVLHRQLTVRQALGYAAELRLPPDNSKADRQQVIDGVLKELSLTEHADTRVDRLSGGQRKRASVALELLTGPSLLILDEPTSGLDPALDRQVMVMLRELADAGRVVIVVTHSVAHLDMCDQVLLLAPGGKTAYCGNPAGVGAALGTSDWAEIFANVAANPDQAFAAYRSRQAFAPPPPPPPQQYGSVGSPPQSSGGKQFSTLSRRQMRLILADRGYLIFLIVMPFILGALSLVVPGKDGFQRGPLKALPDGSFVPQGGGETQQLLVVLILGACFMGSTLTVRDLVGERTIFQRERAVGLLPSAYLLAKIAVFSFTALLQSAVLVGIVLAGKKRPGEGAVLASGSIELYIDIALTAVCCVVVGLLLSSLAKSNEQVMPLLVVAIMCQLVMAGGLIPVTGRVVLEQVSWLFPARWGYATGASTVNIREVFINAQPDKLWEHTAGIWALDVAVLMLLTIVLAVITWRRLRLKKSVA; translated from the coding sequence ATGTCTTCACCGGGGGCGCAGACCATCACCGTGCGCCATGATGGAAACGAACGAGTATTCGATTCGAGTCAGCCGGTCACCATGGGCCGTGCGCCGGAGGTGACGCTATTCGTCGACAGCCCGCTGGTCTCGCGGGTTCATGCGACGCTGACCTGGCAGGGTAGCGCCTGGGTGCTCGCGGACAACGGCAGCACCAACGGCGTCTTCGTCGATGCCAGGAGACTGACCCAGCCGGTGTCGATCGATCGGCCGACCCAGGTGCGGCTCGGCGACGCGATCACCGGTCCGCTGCTGCATCTGCTGCCCGCCAATCCGCAACCCCCGCAGCGTCCGTCGGTGCGCCCGCCGCAGTCGGGCCAGGTACCGCAGTCGGGACCGCAGCCGATGGCGGGCCAGCCGCCCATGGGCGGGCCGCGACCGGTGCAGCAGTTCCAGCGCCCGGCCTATCAGCCGCCGCAGGCCGGGCCCGCGCCGATCAATCCCAACCTGACCCATCGGGCGGACAGCTCGAACATGCCGCCGGTGCGGGCCAGGGCCTCGACCGCGGCGATCGCGCGCGGCGATCGGTTGCCCGCGGGTGGACTCTCGATCGGCCGCACCACCGACAACCAGATCGTGGTCAACGATCCGCTCGCCTCGCGCAAGCACGCGCGCCTGGTCGCCACCGCCGAGGGGCTGACCATCGAGGACCTCGGTTCGGCGAACGGCACCTTCGTCAACGGTCACCGGCAGCAGCGGGCGGTGCTGCGCGAGCGCGACATCATCACCGTCGGCAACGTCGACTTCGTGGTCCAGCAGGGCACCCTGGCGCTCCGGCAGAAGCCGGTCGCCGAGCAGGGCCTTGCGGTGCACGGCGTCGGGTTCACCGTCGAGGGCAACAAGCAACTGCTCGTCGATGTGAACATGCAGGCCAGCCGGGGCACGCTGACCGCGCTGATCGGTCCATCCGGTGCGGGCAAGTCGACGCTGTCACGCCTGATCGCGGGCACCACCCGGCCCTCCGGCGGTGTGGTCACCTTCGAGGGGCGCAATCTGCACGCCGAGTACGAGGCGCTGCGCTCGCGCATCGGCATGGTGCCGCAGGACGACGTGCTGCACCGGCAGCTCACCGTGCGCCAGGCCCTCGGCTACGCGGCCGAACTCCGGCTGCCGCCGGACAACAGCAAGGCCGACCGGCAGCAGGTGATCGACGGTGTGCTGAAAGAACTTTCGCTCACCGAACACGCCGACACCCGGGTGGACCGGCTCTCCGGCGGGCAGCGCAAGCGCGCCTCGGTGGCGCTGGAACTGCTCACCGGTCCGTCGCTGCTGATCCTGGACGAGCCGACCTCCGGGCTGGACCCGGCGCTGGACCGGCAGGTCATGGTGATGCTGCGCGAACTGGCCGACGCGGGCCGCGTGGTGATCGTGGTGACCCACTCGGTCGCGCACCTGGACATGTGCGACCAGGTGCTGTTGCTCGCGCCCGGCGGCAAGACCGCCTACTGCGGTAACCCGGCAGGCGTCGGCGCCGCGCTCGGTACGAGCGACTGGGCCGAGATCTTCGCCAATGTGGCGGCCAACCCGGATCAGGCGTTCGCCGCCTATCGGTCCAGGCAGGCGTTCGCGCCGCCGCCACCGCCGCCACCCCAGCAGTACGGTTCGGTGGGTTCGCCACCGCAATCCAGTGGCGGCAAACAGTTCTCGACGCTCTCGCGCAGGCAGATGCGGTTGATCCTGGCCGATCGCGGTTATTTGATCTTCCTCATCGTGATGCCGTTCATCCTCGGCGCGCTCTCGCTGGTGGTGCCGGGAAAGGACGGGTTCCAGCGGGGTCCGCTCAAGGCATTGCCGGACGGCAGTTTCGTCCCGCAGGGCGGCGGGGAGACCCAGCAACTGCTCGTGGTGCTCATTCTCGGCGCCTGCTTCATGGGTTCCACGCTCACCGTGCGCGACCTGGTCGGCGAGCGCACCATCTTCCAGCGCGAGCGGGCCGTCGGATTGCTGCCGTCGGCGTATCTGCTCGCGAAGATCGCGGTGTTCAGCTTCACCGCGCTGTTGCAGTCCGCGGTGCTGGTCGGCATCGTGCTCGCGGGCAAGAAGCGCCCGGGCGAGGGCGCGGTGCTGGCCTCGGGCAGCATCGAGCTGTACATCGATATCGCGTTGACCGCGGTGTGCTGTGTCGTTGTCGGACTGCTGCTTTCGTCGCTGGCGAAGTCGAACGAGCAGGTGATGCCGTTGCTGGTGGTCGCGATCATGTGCCAGCTGGTGATGGCGGGCGGGCTGATCCCGGTCACCGGACGCGTGGTGCTCGAGCAGGTGTCGTGGTTGTTCCCGGCCCGCTGGGGTTACGCGACGGGGGCTTCCACGGTGAACATTCGCGAAGTGTTCATCAACGCGCAACCGGACAAATTGTGGGAGCACACGGCGGGCATCTGGGCGCTGGACGTGGCCGTGCTGATGCTGCTCACGATCGTGCTGGCAGTGATCACCTGGCGACGGCTACGACTGAAGAAGTCGGTGGCCTGA